The sequence AGTCCCGAAGCCTCTCGGCGGGCGCCTGTCCGAGGTGCTGCGGCCGGGCGAGCACCCTCAGCCCGTTATGGGGCCCGAGGGCACCTCCGAGAGCTCCGGCCCCGGGACAACGGGAGGAGCCGGGCACGGAGCTGGGGCTTTGCCCGGgcagccgcagccccgccgccTGCCCTGCCGGACACCGggcaccgagcccggccccgggcaCCGAGCCCCTCGCACGCAGCCGGGCCCCACCTCAGCCGCCCctcagccgctcccgcagcggcACCCCCAGCGCTGCCCCTCAGCGGGCGACGCCGAGAGGCGGCAGCCCCCGCCCGCGCTCCCTCACCTCTCGATGACCGAGgcgagcagctgtggcagctccTTCATGTCAAAGGCCGAGTAGGAGGCGGAGAGCAGCGGCCGCACGGCCACGTCCcagccgggcccggccgcggcccccgcgccgcccgccgccatcttgggctGCGCTGGGCCGGGGGCCGCGGCGCGCACAGCGCCCCCTGCCGGCGGGGCGGCGACCGCGCAACGTCGCGCCGCCCCATTGGCCCGCGGCGCGGGCGCGTGCGCACTGCGTGAGTCAGCAACTTTGGCGCGCGGCGCGCGCGCAGCGCGGGGGAaggcggggcggcggccgcgcaTGCGCCGTGCGCGCGTCCCGcccccccgcggccgccccggggcagggagggctcgGAGCGGCCGGGGAATCAtcaaaaaataccccaaaaacacTGAACAACGAAAAAAATACCCGCTTCAAGAGTCCCCCGAAACGCTTAAATAAGGAAACAACCCCCCCAcgtaaatacaaaaaaaaaatcccacttaaGTAGCTCAAAATCCACTGAAACAGCTCCATAAAACCACTTAGCCCCAAAACCCACCTCACTGGTCCCCAAAAAACACTTTAATGCCCCCCCCAAGACCCCTTAAACAGCCCCAACCCTCCACCTaaacagccccaaaaaacccacccaaacagcACTGCAAAATCACCAAAGTAACCCCCTAAAAACCACCTAAATAGCCCCCCCAACCCATTTAAACAGTTCCCAAGCCCCTTAAATAGCCCCCAAACCGCTCAAATAGCCCAAGAAACACTTCAGTAGCCCAAACGCACTCCCTGCTCCGCAGCTTTATTTTGGGATCTGGACACTGGGGGGTGCAGGGGGGACACGGCCACTCCCGGGGGACAAACGGGACCGGAACGGATCAAATCCAGCGCTCAGAGCCGAGATCCCGAAGGAAACGCTGAAGGCTCCTCCCCCTGAACCAGCCCGCCTTAACCCCAGTTCggaacacacaaaaaaatagcAGGAAAATGTAGAAACGAATGGGAAGGAACTGATGTTGTCATAATAAATAAAGAACATGGAGAGACTTCAGGTTCAAATTCTTCCCACCACTCTGCAGCTTCATCAGTGGCTCCATGAGGCTGTTTCCCACTGCCAGACACCCAAATCCCAACATTTTTCCTACAGAAATCACCCAGGGTCTCTTCCTCACAGCATGAGCAACCCTGCTTGCTGCCAGAtgtggggcacagctggcacagccaacCCTCCTTGCTGCCAGATGTGGCACACAGCTGGCAGAGCCAACAACCCTGCTCGCTGCCAGATGTGgcgcacagctggcacagccaacCCTGCTTGCTGCCAGAtgtggggcacagctggcacagccaacCCTCCTTGCTGCCAGAtgtggggcacagctggcagagcCAACAACCCTCCTTGCTGCCAGAtgtggggcacagctggcaaagAGGGAGACCCCAGGATGAGCAGGACACATCCTCAGGATTCTCTTCACCAGCATCAGGGAGACGCCAATTTTGAGGCTTTAAGGAAGATTTGGGACCCTCTTTTTCAGTCAGAACAGCCTAAAAAAAGTCTCTATTTTTCATCTCTTCCGTTCCTCCTCGCGGGAGACACGCGGGCAGTGCGGGTTTTgttcctccagcagcttttcctcaCAAACTTCTTCCAGCCAAATGGAACAGAGGTGTTTGTCTCCATCCCTCGGGggggctgggatcccagcccagcccagctgctccgGGCTGGGCCTCCCTCAGCGCCAGGCCCGGTTCAGCAGCTTCACCTGGGCCAGTCTCTTGGTGATCATGGTGGCAAAGACCAGCCCGAAGAGCACGCTGCTGATCAGCACGTAGTCGTAGTCGTCCTTGAGCACATCAAACTGCTTGGAGGGGTACACCCGGGTCTGGAAGATGTCCAGCCCATAGGCTACAACCTGCAGGGAGGAGATCAGGAGCTGGGGATGCAGCTTGGAgcataaaaccccaaaatgatTCCCTCAGGGTGACAGTTTCAACAGAAAGGAGCGATGGTTacgctgggagcagctgtgttACGGGGGTTACAGAATTCAGATCCACCCCCAAATTTCACACTGAGTCCTCTCCCCTGCTCTCACCAAGCATGTGGACTCGAGGCCAGAGGGGGCTGTGTAAATCCCCCTCATCCTGGAGATGGTCTGGTTGTAGTTGATGAACCTCTCAGCGTGGATCTGCACGTCGGGCGAGTACGGGATCAGGTTCTCCTCCCTGCAAGGCACCACCAGACATCAAACCCCAGCCAGGCAGCACACAGCAGGTGCCACCAGTGTCTCCTGATTATCAAAAGCTATCCTAAACCAGCAGATTTGGGAGCTTTTCCCAGTGCAGATTCATTATTGCTGCAGgataaaaatcaaatatatcAGCTGTGTCAGGCTAAGCCGAAGTCTTACAAGTGTAACTCTAAAATATCCAGTTCCTCTGACTGCTGCTCCCTGAGAATACAGACACCAGGCTGGTTTATGGACTGACCTGCTGTAACACAGACAAATGCATCCCATCACAGAATCCTTcaggttgggaaagacctccaagatcagtGAGTCCAACCTCTGACCCGAAGGAACTTCCCTTCATTCCATGCCAAGACTCCTCTGAGTTCAGGCAGGACAAGTTGTTCCTCTTaacccaaaatccagccctTTCCAGAGCCCAGGTTCTCATCCTTCCCTACCTGCTCTGCTCCGTGGGGATCTCCGGGCGCCGAGGGTCCAGCAGAGCCTTGGGAAGGGACAGGATGGCCCCAGAGGGCAGCCCAACTGTGCATTGAAGGAAAAGCATCTCAAAaatcagagaatcccagaacaGCTGGGATTGGAAGGGTCTTCTGGGGATCACCCAGTCCAAACCCCCTGCCTAGGTAGGGTCACCAGGAGCAGATCACTCAGGAATGCATCCAGGTGGGTctggaatgtctccagagagaCTCCAGACCCGCCCTGGGCACCTGTGGcactgctctgccaccctcaagGGAAAGTTCTTATGTAGGGGTGAAACTTACTGGGTTTTAGTTTATGTTCTGGGCACCACTGGAAAGAATCTGGCACCTCATGGCCACTCCTGACAGCATTTTCTGACAGCCAACAGAGACACTCTCCTGGTGCTTATCCCTGCACTCGCAGGAGTCCAGCACAACCCCCAGGCGTGACTTTTTGGCAGCGAAGTGCATTTGGCTGGATTTCAGAGCCACCCTTCCCCTGAGCAGGTACTCACTGAGCAGGTGGCGGCTGGTGATGCCGCGCTCGGTGATGGTGGCCTCCATGGCACTGATGGCAGAGGGGAAGATGTAGGATTGCTGCAGGACCTGGGGCAGAATGGGGCGGTCCAGGGAGCTGAAGGCTGTGGCGTTGTACTGCTCCGTGCCCTCGTAGAGCTCCAGCACCGTGAACTCGTTCCGCCGAGCCTTCGTGTTCCAGTACTGGTACTGCAGCCAGGAGTTTCAGGAGCATCAGGGAAGGAGCCAGGGCAATCACTAAACTGCCTCCATGCAGGTTCAGGAACTGCCCCGATGCCAAaaggatttttgctttttataccTTTTCCATATATTTGTAGCTCTGTAGACTATTATTATATAGTTATACATATAGCTCCTTAACTAATTGCAGCACCTTCCTACCCCCCACTTAGATTTTAGAACAATAAGCAAACCTTGCTGGAATCTTATTTGGTCTTTGCTCTATAGTGAGCCCAGGACATCTCATTTTCTCCATATATCATAGACACAATAAAAAGGGAGCTAGAAGCTGGGGGGGGGGGCTTCAGTAGGGGCAGAACTGAAAGGGGGGATTACTTTATTCACTGTCCCTCTAACTGGATAATTTCTGTTAAGTGTGCTAATTTGTTGAACTTACAAAATTGTCAGTCTTGCATTCCACATGTATTTTGCCATATTTGTACCATGAGTGACCTTCATTACAGATCACTGCTTTTTATCAGCTTGTGATTTTAGTGGTGCCCCCAAGCAAGCAGCTTACCACCACCCAGTTCTCAGAGTGCACCATGTGCACAGGCCCCTTGGCCTTCTTCTGCACGGAGGAGTGGATGATCCTGCCCGTGACCCCGTCCATGAGGTAGATCCCGATGAAGGTGCGCTCGTGGTGCGTGTCCGTGCTCTCGGTCACCACGGCCAGCAGGTTGGGGTTCAGGGACTGGGGACGAAGGAGAAACAGCTGAGACACCCTGTCAGTGCCACAAACATCTCCTTCCTGCTCTTCACCTGGCACTGGGCATATTGTGAACAAATTAGCATAAATCACCTCAAGAAATCAAGCTGTTATCTCCACAATATCAGACTGTGACTGACTTAACTGCTGCATGGAAACATTTTCGAAAAGAAACCTCCAAAATGAGTGTTCATCCACAGAGTGTGTGTCCATAAAGAAAAGCTGGCACCACAGGGCAGCTCATCCCAAtgcagcagcagggaatggCACTGGGATCTTCCCACGGGATAACCCCTCAACAAAAAGCcaacacagagctgcagcagcaccttgtAGAGGACGCTGCGGTCGCCCATCACGCGGCCCTGGGAGTGCACGTGCTCGTTGGACCTCTTCCCTTTGACAGCCACAATCCTCTGCACCTCTGTGGGGATGGCCACCTCCCAGATCTCCTCTGTGCTCAGGTCCTgcagggaaaaagcatgtgGGAGCTCGGATCTCATCTTCCAAGGACACCAGCTCCACCAGCAGGATGCAGATTCCCTTGCTTTGGGATTTCCCAAGTTTCTTTGGTGTGTTTTGAGGCAGAACgttgttacagaatttctgagagagagagggcatgatttatgtttggaatgaggtTTGAACTACCCCCTCAGACTAGGCCTGATGAGCAGCCTTGATGGGGCCTggaagcctttgatgcagtgagaattcagttgtggcacagttagaaattatgttaaggtaactacaaagtaatTAGCTATCCGAGCATTAATTAGagtgaaaagcctgaccaccttaaggcaaaggtaaacaatgttagcttgccaatcagagtgtctttgtaaactgtaaactatatgGAAgttataaaaactgccatcttcccACTAATAGGGGGAGAACattgcattaatcatattggttggatgtgcattctgtcctgtccagctctTCTGATTTAATGAGGTCCCTGGCTTTTGAACGTTCTGGTTTTGAGCAAAGCTCCATGGAGGGAGCTGAGATCTGCCATTATCCCCAGGACATTCAGGAAGTGCAATGGGCCTTCCATACCTTTTTCAGCCTGAATCCAGAGAGTTTTCCCTGCTCAGCATCAACCAGGTAAAAATAGATGGAATGGGCTATTTCTTCTAACTGGCGAAGGACGTTTTTAGTGGCTGGGAAAGGTGTAACCTGGAAAGGAAGTATTGAAACACAGCTTAAAAACAAATGATACAGACAAAACCACCCCCCCAGAATGAGCCAGAAAGATTATTTCTAACGTGTTTATCAAGATAAGGTCTGTCTTACCAGAATAACCTCATAGTTTTGTGTGAAATGTGGCTCaatggcatttttttccatcttgctCCAAAAGGGAGGGGAATAATTAACCAGAATGTGAAGAAAACTGCCTCCAGGCAAAGAAAATTTACCTTGTACTCATCATCAATCAGGAGCAGCACTTTGGCATAGTCTTGATCCATAATAGGCAGAAGCAAAGTCTGGAGAATGGGACGTTTCAGAACAGGAGGAGCTACTTGGCTTCTCTTCCCAAAGATGGGGTTAAAGACATACAGAAAACTCATCTTGGTTTCCTGAAAAACAGGGCAAGTTTTGCCTCTTGTttaggtagaaaaaaaaaaaaaaaaaagtctttttctaACTGTTACTTGCTGGTGTAGATTGTTCATACCCTGAGTTCAGCTACTCTATcctgaaaatattctgtttggACACACACTTTTGTCCAAACATTTATTCATAACAACCATGATCATACCCAAGCTTCTGTGTCTGCTTCCCTCCAGGTCTTTCTCCCTTGCCATCCCCACATCAGTGACAACCAGATATGCCCAAGAATATGGTTTTATTGCCCTGTGCAAGGGCAGATTTCCATGCCCAGTGGAGGGGCAGGAAAGGGCCTCACCTTGTCCTTGACAAGCAGAGTGCACTGGGGAGGGTGGGGGAAATGGGCTGTTGTTCTCTGCACCATCAGCTTGAAGGAGGAGCCTGGTCTCACGTTCCTGAGGTATTGCTTCCATAGGATGGTGCCAGAACTGCTCTCAATGCCAAAAAGCTGAGGAAAAACGTGGGAAAACGTGGGAAAGCCAAAGTTTAGGAAGACATCTCTCCCATTCGAGCACAGCATTCTCCCGTGTCATATCCCAAAGAAAGCTGAATCTTAGTACCCCTTTAAAATCATCACAAACATCCTGTGCACCTTCCATTATTTCTGGGTAAATAATTTCCCAAGCCTGGCTAAAAAGAGGGCTGAGGATTCAGAGCTGAGACTCTTTGCTCCAGCCTAGAAAGAGATTCCTGCCCTGGCCTCCTCACCTTGCCCGAGGCAGTGACCATCACCATCATCTTCTGGAGGTTGAACTCATCTCTGGCCAAATTGTCAATGTTAATCTCATTTTTGATCTGACTCCGGGGCTTCCTGGCATCGTAGAACATCTTCCAGAGGTGGGCAGTCCAggcttgcagcaggatgagctgggATGAGAGTCGCTTCAGGAACATTCCCAGCAAACCATCTGCAAGTGGCACCACAGTGACACCAGGAGGGAAAACACACCCGTCCCAGCCCCGAGCTGAAACTCTGCTGTCCAGCACTGCCATGCACAAACCTGGGGAACTCCTTGCCTCCCCTTCTGCACTAAGTTACAATTGTCATTTCTGTGAGACTCTGGCATTTACCAACCTCTCCCACTCCACACTCATTCCAAAACACGCCCTGATCAACTGAAAGCAAACCTTCATGCAGAGgattttgtgtttcttctcaCTGTGCCCACCTACTGCTCCCCCACCTCTACAGAAACCCCTCTGCACTCagaggaattaaaaataattaattctgcCCAACCAGGGTTTGTATTCCACTTCTTAAAGTAACCAAAACACTGGATTTCAACTGTTTCAGCCCCTGAGGAGAGCAAGCAGAGGGGACCAGTGGCACCAGGAAGCATTagggaggagcagagcacaCTCCATGCAGGATGGGGTTACCTTGGATGGCTGCATCCAGGACAGCAaggaaagacaaaacaaagcaaaaaaagctaTTGGAAAAGAGTCTTCCAGAGAGTCACATGAAACATTTAGGAGACATGGCCAAAATCCCTCCTACTGCTgctggtttttttaatgttacaaTGTAATATATTCACATCATCTGGATTGGATTGCCAAAGTTTAGACAGAAAAAGGTTTATTTCTGCTCATTTTAATTGGCATCAGTAGAGATTTAAATTAATCTCTCAGCCCAGagtaaacagaaaacaataaacacatttatttaggaaggaaaacaaattcaCAGAGATAATTCTCCTAAACCCACCTGCTTTTTTGCCAAATTCTCCCTCCAACTCAGCCTGTGCACCTGTCAGAGGCAGATCCACCATCTCCAAGCTTACCACCTCTGCCAGAGACTCCTCTCTGCTCCACACAACTTTTCCTG comes from Lonchura striata isolate bLonStr1 chromosome 24, bLonStr1.mat, whole genome shotgun sequence and encodes:
- the EMC1 gene encoding ER membrane protein complex subunit 1 isoform X1, with translation MAAGPRTPLPLLVPPLLVLLVLLPLAAAVYEDQVGKFDWRQQYVGKLKFASLEASQGSKKLVVATEENVVAALNSRSGEILWRHVDKGTPEGAVDAMLIHGQDAITVSSAGRILRSWETNIGGLNWETSLDTGSFQGAALVGLPEAVKYVAVLKKAALSLHYLSNGHQKWVEQLPESESTQYELLYSRGTGVIHVVGIVPQSHLNVLTFNVEDGEITRQVRVAAPWLGDLQGSCAVVGEAVLVCVDAAARSLHVCALDTEQDMRHIPLQSMELEFADDFQARILATQPSVTSASRTQFFLQLSPSHFSLLQYKQGLLSHLRDFQQAALVSFATTGEKTVAAVLTCRNELKPGSSDGLHAGSTLEDARRQDSLICSNQTYNINLYLVETGQRLLDTTITFNLEQGGAKPQQLYIQVFLKKDDSVGYRALVQTEDHMLMFLQQPGKVVWSREESLAEVVSLEMVDLPLTGAQAELEGEFGKKADGLLGMFLKRLSSQLILLQAWTAHLWKMFYDARKPRSQIKNEINIDNLARDEFNLQKMMVMVTASGKLFGIESSSGTILWKQYLRNVRPGSSFKLMVQRTTAHFPHPPQCTLLVKDKETKMSFLYVFNPIFGKRSQVAPPVLKRPILQTLLLPIMDQDYAKVLLLIDDEYKVTPFPATKNVLRQLEEIAHSIYFYLVDAEQGKLSGFRLKKDLSTEEIWEVAIPTEVQRIVAVKGKRSNEHVHSQGRVMGDRSVLYKSLNPNLLAVVTESTDTHHERTFIGIYLMDGVTGRIIHSSVQKKAKGPVHMVHSENWVVYQYWNTKARRNEFTVLELYEGTEQYNATAFSSLDRPILPQVLQQSYIFPSAISAMEATITERGITSRHLLIGLPSGAILSLPKALLDPRRPEIPTEQSREENLIPYSPDVQIHAERFINYNQTISRMRGIYTAPSGLESTCLVVAYGLDIFQTRVYPSKQFDVLKDDYDYVLISSVLFGLVFATMITKRLAQVKLLNRAWR
- the EMC1 gene encoding ER membrane protein complex subunit 1 isoform X2, with the translated sequence MAAGPRTPLPLLVPPLLVLLVLLPLAAAVYEDQVGKFDWRQQYVGKLKFASLEASQGSKKLVVATEENVVAALNSRSGEILWRHVDKGTPEGAVDAMLIHGQDAITVSSAGRILRSWETNIGGLNWETSLDTGSFQGAALVGLPEAVKYVAVLKKAALSLHYLSNGHQKWVEQLPESESTQYELLYSRGTGVIHVVGIVPQSHLNVLTFNVEDGEITRQVRVAAPWLGDLQGSCAVVGEAVLVCVDAAARSLHVCALDTEQDMRHIPLQSMELEFADDFQARILATQPSVTSASRTQFFLQLSPSHFSLLQYKQGLLSHLRDFQQAALVSFATTGEKTVAAVLTCRNELKPGSSDGLHAGSTLEDARRQDSLICSNQTYNINLYLVETGQRLLDTTITFNLEQGGAKPQQLYIQVFLKKDDSVGYRALVQTEDHMLMFLQQPGKVVWSREESLAEVVSLEMVDLPLTGAQAELEGEFGKKADGLLGMFLKRLSSQLILLQAWTAHLWKMFYDARKPRSQIKNEINIDNLARDEFNLQKMMVMVTASGKLFGIESSSGTILWKQYLRNVRPGSSFKLMVQRTTAHFPHPPQCTLLVKDKETKMSFLYVFNPIFGKRSQVAPPVLKRPILQTLLLPIMDQDYAKVLLLIDDEYKVTPFPATKNVLRQLEEIAHSIYFYLVDAEQGKLSGFRLKKDLSTEEIWEVAIPTEVQRIVAVKGKRSNEHVHSQGRVMGDRSVLYKSLNPNLLAVVTESTDTHHERTFIGIYLMDGVTGRIIHSSVQKKAKGPVHMVHSENWVVFLNLHGGSLVIALAPSLMLLKLLAAVPVLEHEGSAERVHGAGALRGHGAVQRHSLQLPGPPHSAPGPAAILHLPLCHQCHGGHHHRARHHQPPPAHWAALWGHPVPSQGSAGPSAPGDPHGAEQVGKDENLGSGKGWILG